One window from the genome of Ramlibacter henchirensis encodes:
- a CDS encoding methylated-DNA--[protein]-cysteine S-methyltransferase, whose product MASAVGCCLFDTAIGRCGIAWTAAGAVQAVQLPESTDEKTLARLRRRGGDVPESAPPPVIAAVIGRVHKLLQGERDPMLDVELDYEGVPPFQQRVYEAARAIAPGKVKTYGELARELGDAGASRAVGQALGHNPFAPVVPCHRILAAHGASGGFSAEGGAVTKLRLLEIERAVLSPQGPGLFDEA is encoded by the coding sequence ATGGCCAGTGCGGTTGGCTGCTGCCTGTTCGACACCGCGATCGGCCGCTGCGGTATCGCGTGGACGGCGGCGGGAGCGGTGCAGGCCGTGCAGTTGCCGGAGAGCACTGACGAGAAGACGCTGGCGAGGCTGCGCCGCCGCGGCGGCGACGTGCCGGAGTCCGCACCACCTCCGGTCATCGCCGCCGTGATCGGGCGTGTGCACAAGCTCCTGCAGGGCGAGCGCGATCCGATGCTGGACGTCGAGCTGGACTACGAAGGCGTGCCGCCGTTCCAGCAGCGTGTGTACGAAGCGGCCCGCGCGATTGCGCCGGGCAAGGTGAAGACGTACGGCGAACTGGCGCGTGAGCTCGGGGATGCCGGAGCGTCACGCGCCGTCGGCCAAGCCTTGGGGCACAACCCATTTGCGCCGGTCGTGCCGTGCCACCGCATCCTCGCCGCGCACGGCGCGAGCGGTGGCTTCTCGGCCGAAGGTGGGGCTGTGACGAAGCTGCGGCTGCTCGAGATCGAGAGGGCCGTGCTCAGTCCGCAGGGCCCCGGCTTGTTCGACGAGGCCTAG
- a CDS encoding isovaleryl-CoA dehydrogenase, with protein sequence MLATHEVFNQPEPLVGYDLFADNAALRDALKFNAPGLDTAPLSALGARLGTAEMQTHARLANVHAPQLRTHDRFGRRVDVVEFHPSYHALMSAAVEAGLHGTPWAGAPVPPAAGEGTGAGSPHVLRAAGFMLFTELEPSVLCPISMTYAVTPALRSNAAIYRDWAPKLTSRLYNPQLKPWRDKPGVTMGMGMTEKQGGSDVRANTTRAEPAGSDDWGQRMRVTGHKWFFSAPMCDAFLILAQTNSGLSCLFLPRVLPDGSLNAIRIQRLKDKLGNKANASSEVEFEGATAWLVGDEGRGVPQILEMGTMTRLDCALGTGGLMRHALALALNHTSQRQAFGKRLIEQPLMRNVLADLALESEAATALAIRLARAFDRRGDAHEAAMARLLTPVAKFWICKRGSHFAQEAMECLGGNGYVEEGGEGVMARIYREMPLNSIWEGAGNIMALDLLRALRKADAAAALAQELAPARGAHAALDRMAAALPTRVEEMATETEARRLAQDVALAVQAALLYQSAPSAVFAAFCDSRLGGDWGQAFGTLGGRTDFDTLLARAMPR encoded by the coding sequence ATGCTCGCCACCCACGAGGTCTTCAACCAGCCGGAGCCGCTGGTCGGCTACGACCTGTTCGCAGACAACGCCGCGCTGCGCGACGCGCTGAAGTTCAACGCGCCCGGCCTGGACACCGCGCCGCTGTCCGCACTCGGCGCGCGTCTGGGCACCGCTGAGATGCAGACCCATGCCCGGCTCGCGAACGTCCACGCGCCGCAGCTGCGCACGCACGACCGCTTCGGCCGCCGCGTCGATGTCGTGGAGTTCCATCCCAGCTACCACGCGCTGATGTCCGCCGCGGTCGAGGCGGGCCTGCACGGCACGCCGTGGGCCGGCGCCCCAGTCCCTCCTGCCGCCGGTGAAGGGACGGGTGCTGGCTCCCCGCACGTCCTTCGCGCCGCCGGCTTCATGCTCTTCACCGAGCTCGAGCCCTCGGTCCTGTGCCCCATCTCCATGACCTACGCGGTCACCCCCGCCCTGCGCAGCAACGCCGCGATCTACCGGGACTGGGCGCCGAAGCTCACCAGCCGTCTCTACAACCCGCAACTGAAGCCGTGGCGCGACAAGCCCGGCGTCACCATGGGTATGGGCATGACGGAGAAGCAGGGCGGCTCCGACGTGCGGGCCAACACCACGCGCGCCGAGCCGGCCGGCAGTGACGACTGGGGCCAGCGCATGCGCGTCACCGGCCACAAGTGGTTCTTCTCCGCCCCCATGTGCGACGCGTTCCTGATCCTCGCGCAGACGAACTCGGGCCTTTCTTGCCTCTTCCTGCCGCGCGTGCTGCCGGACGGCAGCCTCAATGCCATCCGCATCCAGCGCCTCAAGGACAAGCTGGGCAACAAGGCCAACGCCAGTTCCGAGGTGGAGTTCGAAGGCGCTACCGCCTGGCTGGTGGGCGACGAAGGCCGCGGCGTGCCCCAGATCCTGGAGATGGGCACGATGACGCGCCTGGATTGCGCGCTGGGCACCGGCGGCCTGATGCGCCACGCGCTCGCGCTGGCGCTGAACCACACCTCGCAGCGTCAGGCCTTCGGCAAGCGCCTGATCGAGCAACCGCTGATGCGCAACGTGCTGGCCGACCTGGCGCTGGAAAGCGAAGCTGCGACCGCCCTGGCCATCCGCCTCGCCCGCGCGTTCGATCGCCGGGGCGACGCGCACGAGGCCGCGATGGCGCGCCTGCTCACGCCCGTGGCCAAGTTCTGGATCTGCAAGCGCGGCAGCCATTTCGCCCAGGAAGCGATGGAATGCCTGGGCGGCAACGGCTACGTGGAGGAGGGCGGCGAAGGCGTGATGGCGCGCATCTACCGCGAGATGCCGCTCAACTCGATCTGGGAAGGCGCCGGCAACATCATGGCGCTGGACCTGCTGCGCGCGTTGCGTAAGGCCGACGCCGCCGCGGCGCTGGCGCAGGAACTCGCCCCGGCGCGCGGTGCGCATGCGGCGCTCGACCGGATGGCGGCGGCCCTGCCGACCCGCGTCGAGGAGATGGCCACCGAGACCGAGGCCCGCCGGCTGGCACAGGACGTGGCGCTGGCCGTGCAGGCCGCGCTGCTGTACCAATCCGCGCCGTCGGCGGTGTTCGCGGCCTTCTGCGACTCGCGCCTCGGCGGCGACTGGGGTCAGGCCTTCGGCACCCTGGGCGGCCGCACCGACTTCGACACCCTGCTCGCGCGGGCCATGCCGCGCTGA
- a CDS encoding fatty acid desaturase family protein, translating to MQARQGEEFRDDHRAPGSRNAQARRLLRPEELAPLTRLSTWRSLLSIVHTFGLIALAIWLAIATWPSVWMLLSIVVIGIAQHGLFVLAHEAAHYRLFTGRIANDLAGRFIGMIGGVSMCTYRVTHRLHHNNLYTDEDPDTAIHGGYPRGRAYLLNKLVQDLFGLNAWKTYKYFFGAPAINAETNREIRPLDDTSPQLRAAARADRLWVVGFHLAAPLLAFAVGGSRGLLMYLVLWVVPLVTVLQPILRLRAICEHGAAQDLSSPLTAARTNRTAGSFGNWLGRLVLFPHHVNYHVEHHLYPAVPHYSLPALHRLLVEKGALESAEVRDFADTWRQVFAPRRSRA from the coding sequence GTGCAAGCGCGCCAGGGCGAGGAGTTCCGCGACGACCACCGCGCGCCGGGCTCGCGCAACGCCCAGGCGCGGCGGCTGCTGCGGCCAGAGGAACTGGCGCCGCTCACGCGCCTGTCCACCTGGCGGTCGCTGCTCTCCATCGTCCACACGTTCGGGCTGATCGCACTGGCGATCTGGCTCGCGATCGCCACCTGGCCAAGCGTCTGGATGCTGCTGTCCATCGTGGTGATCGGCATCGCGCAGCACGGCCTGTTCGTCCTGGCGCACGAGGCGGCGCACTACCGGCTGTTCACCGGCCGCATCGCCAACGACCTGGCCGGGCGCTTCATCGGCATGATCGGCGGCGTCTCCATGTGCACCTACCGCGTCACGCACCGGCTGCACCACAACAACCTCTACACCGACGAAGACCCGGACACGGCCATCCACGGTGGCTATCCGAGAGGCAGGGCCTACCTGCTCAACAAGCTGGTGCAGGACCTGTTCGGGCTGAACGCTTGGAAGACCTACAAGTACTTCTTCGGTGCGCCGGCGATCAACGCGGAGACGAATCGCGAGATCCGCCCGCTGGACGACACCTCGCCGCAGCTTCGCGCCGCCGCGCGGGCTGATCGGTTGTGGGTCGTGGGGTTCCATCTGGCCGCGCCGCTGCTGGCGTTCGCGGTGGGCGGGTCGCGCGGATTGCTGATGTACCTGGTCCTGTGGGTCGTGCCGCTCGTGACGGTCCTGCAGCCCATCCTGCGGCTGCGCGCGATCTGCGAGCACGGCGCGGCGCAGGACCTGAGCTCGCCGCTTACCGCCGCACGCACGAACCGCACTGCCGGGTCGTTCGGGAACTGGCTCGGGCGGCTGGTGCTGTTCCCGCACCACGTCAACTACCACGTGGAGCACCACCTGTACCCGGCCGTGCCGCACTACTCCCTGCCGGCGCTGCACCGGTTGCTGGTGGAGAAGGGCGCGCTCGAATCCGCCGAGGTGCGCGATTTCGCGGACACCTGGCGCCAGGTGTTCGCACCGAGGAGGTCCCGTGCCTGA
- a CDS encoding PaaI family thioesterase gives MRGFGVNIPFVSHLGFELTRFEGGESEIVFDARPEHLNSFGVVHGGASMTLHDVSMATAARSVQPDMGVVTIEMKTTFMQAARGRLTARGRLIHRTATMAFAESTIYDESGRACAHATGTFKYVARLPVGPRSTQSLDPIRTD, from the coding sequence ATGCGCGGTTTCGGCGTCAACATCCCGTTCGTCTCGCATCTCGGCTTCGAGCTCACCCGCTTCGAGGGCGGCGAGTCGGAGATCGTGTTCGACGCGCGGCCGGAGCACCTGAACTCCTTCGGCGTCGTGCACGGCGGCGCGTCCATGACCCTGCACGATGTGTCGATGGCCACCGCCGCCCGCAGCGTGCAGCCGGACATGGGCGTGGTGACGATCGAAATGAAGACCACCTTCATGCAGGCCGCGCGCGGCCGCCTCACCGCCAGGGGGCGCCTGATCCACCGCACGGCCACCATGGCCTTCGCCGAATCCACGATCTACGACGAGTCGGGCCGCGCCTGCGCCCACGCCACCGGCACCTTCAAGTACGTTGCGCGGCTGCCGGTCGGGCCCAGGAGCACGCAGAGCCTCGACCCGATCCGCACCGACTGA
- a CDS encoding SDR family oxidoreductase yields the protein MTRTIQQLFDLTGKTALVTGGSRGLGLQLAHALGEAGAKIMLSSRKAGDLEEAAAELQAAGIDTRWIAADASKEEDIRRLADETMQRMGDVHILVNNAGAAWGAPAEDHPVEAWDKLMNLNVRGYFILSQHIAKKSMIPRRYGRIINIASIAGLGGNPPEMQTLAYNTSKGAVINFTRALGCEWGKYNITVNAICPGFFPSKMTRGTLERLGEEKLAAHAPLQRLGDDEDLKGTALLFASDAGKHITGQWLAVDGGVSVVTGG from the coding sequence ATGACCCGAACGATCCAGCAGCTGTTCGACCTGACGGGCAAGACTGCGCTCGTGACCGGAGGCTCGCGCGGCCTCGGCCTGCAACTGGCCCATGCGCTGGGCGAGGCGGGCGCGAAGATCATGCTGAGCTCGCGCAAGGCCGGCGACCTGGAAGAAGCGGCCGCCGAGCTGCAGGCCGCGGGCATCGACACCCGCTGGATCGCGGCCGACGCCTCGAAGGAAGAGGACATCCGCCGCCTCGCCGACGAGACGATGCAGCGCATGGGCGACGTCCACATCCTGGTGAACAACGCCGGCGCTGCCTGGGGCGCCCCCGCGGAGGATCATCCGGTCGAAGCCTGGGACAAGCTGATGAACCTGAACGTGCGGGGCTACTTCATCCTCAGCCAGCACATCGCGAAGAAGAGCATGATCCCGCGCCGCTACGGCCGCATCATCAACATCGCCTCGATCGCCGGCCTGGGCGGCAACCCGCCGGAGATGCAGACCCTGGCCTACAACACGTCCAAGGGCGCCGTCATCAACTTCACCCGCGCGCTGGGCTGCGAATGGGGCAAGTACAACATCACCGTCAACGCCATCTGCCCGGGCTTCTTCCCCAGCAAGATGACGCGCGGAACGCTCGAGCGTCTCGGCGAGGAGAAGCTGGCCGCTCACGCGCCGTTGCAAAGATTGGGCGACGACGAGGACCTCAAGGGCACGGCGCTGCTCTTCGCTTCGGACGCGGGCAAGCACATCACCGGCCAGTGGCTGGCGGTGGATGGCGGCGTCAGCGTGGTCACGGGGGGCTAG
- a CDS encoding SDR family oxidoreductase, which produces MISDFKGKTAVLTGGGSGFGLECARIGARLGMNLVLVDVQQDALDKAEAEMRQAGAQVLARRVDVSKAAEMEALAKAVQERFGAPHFVFNNAGVGAGGLVWENSIADWEWVLGVNVWGVVHGVRLFTPMMLAAAKADPKWQGHIVNTASMAGLLTPPNMGIYNVSKHAVVSLTETLYQDLRLVTDQIGASVLCPYFVPTGIHQSQRNRPGELPAAKPTKSQLIGQAMSDKAVSSGKVTAPEVAQKVFDAIAADQFYIFSHPKALGNVRSRMEAIVDIRNPPDPFLERPEVGTQLRAALRES; this is translated from the coding sequence ATGATCTCGGATTTCAAAGGCAAGACCGCCGTCCTCACCGGCGGCGGCTCGGGCTTCGGCCTGGAATGCGCCCGCATCGGCGCCCGGCTGGGCATGAACCTGGTGCTGGTGGACGTGCAGCAGGACGCGCTGGACAAGGCCGAGGCCGAGATGCGCCAGGCCGGTGCCCAGGTGCTTGCGCGCCGTGTCGACGTGTCCAAGGCCGCGGAGATGGAGGCGCTGGCGAAGGCCGTGCAGGAGCGTTTCGGTGCGCCGCATTTCGTCTTCAACAACGCGGGCGTCGGTGCCGGCGGCCTGGTCTGGGAGAACAGCATCGCCGACTGGGAGTGGGTGCTGGGCGTCAACGTCTGGGGCGTGGTGCACGGGGTGCGCCTGTTCACGCCGATGATGCTGGCCGCGGCCAAGGCCGACCCGAAGTGGCAGGGCCACATCGTGAACACCGCCAGCATGGCCGGCCTGCTCACGCCGCCGAACATGGGCATCTACAACGTGAGCAAGCATGCCGTCGTGAGCCTGACCGAGACGCTGTACCAGGACCTGCGCCTGGTCACCGACCAGATCGGCGCGAGCGTGCTGTGCCCGTACTTCGTGCCGACCGGCATCCACCAGAGCCAGCGCAACCGGCCGGGCGAGCTGCCGGCCGCGAAGCCGACGAAGAGCCAGCTGATCGGCCAGGCCATGAGCGACAAGGCGGTGAGCTCGGGCAAGGTCACGGCGCCGGAAGTGGCGCAGAAGGTGTTCGACGCCATCGCCGCCGACCAGTTCTACATCTTCAGCCACCCCAAGGCACTGGGCAACGTGCGCAGCCGGATGGAGGCGATCGTCGACATCCGCAATCCGCCCGACCCCTTCCTCGAGCGGCCCGAGGTCGGCACGCAGCTGCGCGCGGCCTTGCGCGAAAGCTGA
- a CDS encoding NADP-dependent oxidoreductase: protein MPRNRQILLDNRPHGEASTTNFRLIAEDTPPLRDGQVLVRHHFLSLDPYMRGRMNEGKSYAQPQPLGQVMIGGTVGEVVESRHPKYQPGDKVQGMGGWQEYSVVDAGQPGALRKVDTTHVPISHYLGAVGMPGVTAWYGLVKIIDPKPGQTVVVSAASGAVGSAVGVLAKARGARAVGVAGGPAKCRYVTDELGFDACVDYKQHRDATSLAGALKEACPGGVDGYFENVGGLVLDAVMLRANAFARIAMCGMIAGYEGHPIPMQHPQLILTNRMRVEGFIVSEHLEVWPDALKELGELVGSGKLRPRETIARGLESAPEAFLGMLRGRNFGKQLVQLV, encoded by the coding sequence ATGCCCCGCAACCGCCAGATCCTGCTGGACAACCGCCCGCACGGCGAAGCCAGCACCACCAACTTCCGGCTGATCGCCGAGGACACGCCGCCCTTGCGCGACGGCCAGGTGCTGGTCCGCCACCATTTCCTGAGCCTCGATCCCTACATGCGCGGGCGGATGAACGAGGGCAAGAGCTATGCGCAGCCGCAGCCGCTGGGGCAGGTGATGATCGGCGGCACCGTCGGCGAAGTCGTGGAGAGCCGGCATCCCAAGTACCAGCCCGGCGACAAGGTGCAGGGGATGGGCGGGTGGCAGGAGTACAGCGTGGTCGACGCCGGCCAGCCCGGCGCGCTGCGCAAGGTCGACACGACGCATGTGCCGATCTCGCACTACCTCGGCGCGGTCGGCATGCCGGGCGTCACCGCCTGGTACGGCCTGGTGAAGATCATCGATCCCAAGCCGGGCCAGACGGTGGTCGTCAGCGCGGCCAGCGGCGCCGTCGGCAGCGCGGTCGGCGTGCTCGCGAAGGCGCGCGGCGCCCGCGCCGTGGGCGTGGCGGGCGGCCCCGCGAAATGCCGCTACGTCACCGACGAACTCGGCTTCGACGCTTGCGTCGACTACAAGCAGCACCGCGATGCAACCTCGCTCGCCGGTGCCCTGAAGGAAGCGTGCCCCGGCGGCGTCGACGGCTACTTCGAGAACGTCGGCGGCCTGGTGCTGGATGCGGTGATGCTTCGCGCCAATGCATTCGCCCGCATCGCCATGTGCGGGATGATCGCCGGCTACGAAGGCCATCCCATCCCGATGCAGCATCCGCAGCTGATCCTGACCAACCGGATGCGGGTCGAAGGCTTCATCGTCAGCGAGCACCTGGAGGTCTGGCCCGACGCCCTGAAGGAACTGGGCGAGCTGGTCGGCAGCGGCAAGCTGCGGCCGCGCGAGACGATCGCCAGGGGCCTGGAGTCTGCGCCCGAGGCCTTCCTCGGCATGCTGCGCGGCCGCAACTTCGGCAAGCAGCTCGTCCAGCTGGTCTGA
- a CDS encoding glutathione S-transferase family protein, which yields MTELILHHYPESPFSEKVRLILGHKKLPWESVRVPAVMPKPDLVTLTGGYRRAPVLQVGADIYCDTALICDVLEHVQPEPALYPPHIKGVARIFAQWADTTLFWAAMTYSSQPRGAAQLFPTPEIGQAFFADRKAMRTNMTQLRLGDATSAYRSYLRRVAHMADEHDFLFGAEPCVADFAAYHPLWFTRMRTPVLADILQATPSLLEWMERMSALGHGRFEKLSPEDALTVAERAEPLPPGQNLLVDSAFQDDHGIPLGTRVTITAEAFGPEPTEGVLMAATRTHYSIRREDPRIGAIHVHFPRIGYVLRKADPT from the coding sequence ATGACGGAACTGATCCTGCACCACTACCCGGAGTCCCCGTTCTCGGAAAAGGTGCGCCTGATCCTCGGCCACAAGAAGCTGCCCTGGGAATCGGTCCGCGTCCCGGCCGTCATGCCCAAGCCCGATCTCGTGACGCTGACCGGCGGCTACCGCCGCGCGCCCGTGCTGCAGGTCGGCGCCGACATCTATTGCGACACGGCGCTGATCTGCGACGTGCTGGAGCACGTGCAGCCCGAGCCTGCGCTGTACCCGCCGCACATCAAGGGCGTGGCGCGCATCTTCGCGCAGTGGGCCGACACCACGCTGTTCTGGGCCGCGATGACGTACAGCAGCCAGCCCCGCGGCGCCGCGCAGCTGTTCCCGACCCCGGAGATCGGGCAGGCGTTCTTCGCCGACCGCAAGGCGATGCGGACCAACATGACGCAGCTGCGCCTGGGCGACGCCACTTCGGCCTATCGCTCCTACCTGCGGCGCGTCGCCCACATGGCCGACGAGCACGACTTCCTGTTCGGCGCCGAACCCTGCGTGGCCGACTTCGCGGCGTACCACCCGCTGTGGTTCACCCGCATGCGCACGCCCGTGCTGGCCGACATCCTGCAGGCCACGCCTTCGCTGCTGGAGTGGATGGAGCGCATGTCGGCGCTCGGGCACGGCCGTTTCGAGAAGCTGTCGCCCGAGGATGCGCTCACCGTGGCCGAGCGCGCCGAGCCGCTGCCGCCGGGCCAGAACCTGCTGGTGGACAGCGCATTCCAGGACGACCACGGCATCCCGCTGGGCACGCGGGTGACCATCACTGCGGAGGCCTTCGGTCCCGAGCCCACCGAAGGCGTGTTGATGGCGGCGACGCGCACGCACTACAGCATCCGCCGCGAAGACCCTCGCATCGGCGCCATCCACGTCCATTTCCCCCGCATCGGCTACGTGCTCAGAAAGGCAGACCCGACATGA